A region from the Thermanaeromonas toyohensis ToBE genome encodes:
- a CDS encoding carbohydrate ABC transporter permease, translating into MGFKKRVYNGLFYLGVIAAVTVILFPFIWQVLTSFKSPAELWSIPPKWIPSHLYMEYYYSVLVKRSFLVPVKNSFIVAGSATILCILLSSFAAYALSRLKMKGKKLILSLFLAVSMFPGIAVIGPLYLFMMKMHLLNTYWALIIPYTAFNLPLALWNLTTFFKSIPLELEESARVDGATPLVTLARIIFPLAAPGVFTTAILTFIAAWNEFLFALVFNSKVSMRTVTVAIAMFPGQFDLPWGDMAAASVIVTVPLIIMVLVFQQRIISGLTAGAIKG; encoded by the coding sequence TTGGGGTTTAAGAAGAGAGTATATAACGGCCTGTTTTATTTAGGAGTGATAGCAGCAGTCACAGTCATCTTGTTCCCCTTCATATGGCAGGTATTGACCTCTTTTAAGTCGCCAGCTGAATTATGGAGCATACCGCCTAAGTGGATTCCCAGCCACCTATATATGGAGTACTATTATTCCGTACTGGTCAAGCGCTCTTTTTTAGTTCCTGTAAAGAATAGCTTTATTGTGGCTGGAAGTGCTACCATATTATGTATCCTACTTTCTTCCTTTGCGGCTTATGCCTTAAGTAGGCTAAAGATGAAGGGGAAAAAACTCATCCTTTCCCTGTTTTTGGCCGTCTCTATGTTCCCTGGTATAGCAGTGATAGGGCCTCTCTACCTCTTTATGATGAAGATGCATCTCCTTAACACTTACTGGGCCCTTATAATCCCCTATACAGCCTTTAATTTGCCCTTGGCCCTGTGGAACTTGACCACCTTCTTTAAGAGCATACCCTTAGAACTAGAAGAGTCGGCCAGGGTAGATGGAGCTACACCTTTAGTGACGCTAGCCCGGATCATTTTCCCCTTGGCCGCCCCAGGTGTATTTACTACTGCCATCCTCACCTTTATCGCAGCCTGGAATGAATTTCTATTTGCTTTAGTCTTTAACAGCAAAGTGAGCATGCGCACTGTCACCGTAGCCATCGCCATGTTCCCGGGCCAGTTTGATCTCCCTTGGGGGGATATGGCGGCGGCTTCCGTCATAGTCACTGTCCCATTGATTATAATGGTATTGGTTTTCCAACAAAGGATTATCTCTGGGCTTACCGCAGGAGCCATTAAGGGATAG
- a CDS encoding cache domain-containing sensor histidine kinase produces MLLLVPWLSAVGFISSFLAARAINEQALNTISQTLEQAKKNLVSVVDEVNNTLFIISMDRELQETLNSPAPQDEFSASQEVSRINRSLTFPGGLNRRYESFKVYALSRPLYPPLWAGGYVFNDSMVKEEEWFKKTLELQGKTFWRGPHAELFKAGTFISGLRAIKSVKNYQVTLAVASVEVNISTLADILGGITLGRTGYVLLVDKEGRVLYHRDPQKLGTVIQEDYISRVLGSAGAGNFLTTLGDRKTLIFYTTVEATGWKLVGVVPYKEAGGTARVIQNYTLLAIILSALAAALWAYRIASGITQPLGKLLQVMREVEKGDLSVRAEAATSDEISVLASGFNRMLHRIEGLIGQVVEATAKQKEAELKTLQAQVNPHFLYNVLESINWMAISRGAMDISKMVTSLAGIMRYSLSPREEVTLKEEIENIKRYLAIQKMRYGEKIDYVLDIAPGIENILIPKFTLQPLVENALVHGLEPKTGKGEIKISGYLKGEDIFLMVEDNGVGCEEGIIQEMLAGKTGGHLGLKLVEERIKIKFGPSYGLSFHSQPGQGTLVSLRLPRREAEEDGVHEIAGGGR; encoded by the coding sequence ATGCTTCTTTTGGTCCCCTGGCTAAGCGCTGTGGGGTTCATATCCAGTTTTTTGGCCGCCAGGGCTATCAATGAGCAAGCCCTTAATACCATCTCCCAGACCCTGGAGCAGGCCAAGAAAAATTTGGTTTCTGTAGTCGACGAAGTCAACAACACTTTATTTATCATCTCTATGGACAGGGAATTGCAAGAAACTTTAAACTCTCCCGCACCTCAGGACGAGTTTAGCGCCTCCCAGGAAGTATCCAGGATAAACAGATCCCTTACCTTCCCGGGGGGGTTAAATCGGCGGTATGAAAGTTTCAAGGTATATGCCCTTTCGCGCCCCCTTTACCCTCCTTTGTGGGCTGGGGGCTACGTCTTTAATGATAGCATGGTAAAAGAGGAGGAGTGGTTTAAGAAGACATTGGAACTTCAGGGCAAGACTTTCTGGCGGGGCCCTCACGCAGAACTTTTTAAAGCTGGCACCTTTATATCCGGCTTGAGGGCTATTAAATCGGTAAAAAACTACCAGGTAACCTTAGCCGTGGCTTCGGTGGAGGTGAATATTTCTACCCTGGCCGATATACTGGGCGGTATAACTTTAGGCCGGACAGGCTATGTCCTTTTAGTGGATAAAGAAGGACGGGTATTATACCACCGGGACCCCCAAAAACTGGGAACTGTTATCCAGGAAGATTATATAAGCCGGGTATTAGGTTCTGCTGGTGCGGGAAACTTTTTAACCACGCTGGGGGATCGAAAGACTTTGATTTTCTATACCACGGTAGAAGCTACAGGATGGAAACTAGTGGGAGTGGTGCCCTATAAAGAAGCGGGTGGTACGGCCAGGGTTATCCAAAATTATACCTTACTGGCCATAATCTTAAGCGCCCTGGCGGCAGCGCTGTGGGCTTACCGGATAGCCTCTGGTATAACCCAGCCCTTAGGTAAGCTCTTACAGGTAATGCGAGAAGTGGAAAAGGGGGATCTTAGCGTCAGGGCTGAAGCGGCCACTTCTGATGAGATAAGTGTACTAGCTTCCGGCTTTAACCGGATGCTTCATCGAATCGAAGGCTTGATAGGGCAAGTGGTAGAGGCTACAGCCAAGCAGAAGGAGGCTGAGCTTAAAACCCTGCAAGCCCAGGTCAACCCCCATTTCTTGTATAACGTCTTAGAATCCATAAATTGGATGGCTATAAGCCGCGGGGCTATGGATATTAGCAAGATGGTTACTTCCCTGGCCGGCATTATGCGGTACTCTTTGAGCCCCCGGGAAGAGGTGACCCTTAAGGAGGAGATAGAGAATATAAAGCGATACCTGGCCATCCAGAAGATGCGATATGGCGAGAAAATAGATTATGTGCTAGATATAGCGCCGGGGATTGAGAATATCCTTATCCCCAAATTTACTCTACAGCCTTTGGTAGAAAATGCTCTGGTCCATGGCTTGGAGCCCAAGACGGGCAAAGGAGAAATTAAAATATCGGGGTATCTTAAAGGGGAGGATATTTTCCTTATGGTAGAGGATAACGGGGTAGGTTGTGAAGAAGGCATTATCCAAGAGATGCTGGCAGGCAAAACAGGCGGTCACCTGGGATTAAAGCTGGTAGAGGAAAGGATAAAGATAAAGTTTGGCCCCTCCTATGGGTTATCCTTTCACAGCCAGCCTGGACAAGGCACCCTGGTTAGCCTAAGACTTCCCCGGAGGGAGGCGGAGGAAGATGGAGTTCATGAAATTGCTGGTGGTGGACGATGA
- a CDS encoding glycoside hydrolase family 65 protein, producing MKIYPIEEWQIRETEFDVETNYRDETIFATGNGYIGMRGTLEEGYSGPPETTFNATYLNGFYEEYDIEYPEDGYGFARKGQAMLNVADAKTIKLTIDGEEFDLLKGKVHFYERILDLKKGILQRKIVWESPAGKKVEAEIKRIVSFPRPHVAALAVTIKPLNFEGELNFTSRIDGQVSNLTESKDMRVGAGLKGRGLITVDKEIEGTAAWIKQKTLRSGFSLVCALEHSLTPASGVKVSGCLDEDAVVIKFKLKASKGVPYTLFKYISYFTSRDYEEKDLVNLALREVEKAKEDSFQVLEKEQEKFLASFWEDADIKIEGDPAAQQGIRFCLFSLLQSTGRDGKTNIAAKGLTGEGYGGHYFWDSDIYILPFFLFTRPEIAKALLLHRYSLLDAARSRAKELGHKGALYPWRTIDGPECSAYFPAGTAQYHINADIIYALKRYVEVTGDVDFLWSYGAEMVFETARFWVDLGSYIPSKGNKFCFNCVTGPDEYKALVDNNAYTNYMAKMNLEYAVVVAEKMKRERPADYARVAGKINLKEGEIEEWRRAAAHVYLPYSRKMKIIPQDDSFLYKKRIPADQIPREQFPLLLHWHYLNIYRYQICKQPDVLLLLFLLREKFTLEDVKRNYDYYEPITTHDSSLSPPIFSILAWEIGYEEKAYNYFLHAARMDLDDYHGNTKDGIHAASMGGAWSAAVYGFGGMRLYSNGLHFSPIIPNRWKRLAFAIKYHGRKVKVTIERKVAHYTLVEGEALKIHHFGEEVLLKPGTTISKKVPPRRGAKFNLLSKGA from the coding sequence ATGAAAATTTATCCTATAGAGGAGTGGCAGATTCGAGAGACAGAATTTGATGTGGAAACCAACTACAGGGACGAGACTATTTTTGCTACGGGAAATGGATATATAGGTATGAGGGGCACCTTAGAAGAAGGATATAGCGGTCCCCCAGAGACTACCTTTAACGCTACTTATCTCAATGGCTTTTATGAGGAGTACGACATTGAGTATCCGGAAGACGGGTATGGGTTCGCCCGCAAAGGACAGGCCATGTTAAATGTGGCCGATGCCAAAACCATAAAACTTACCATCGACGGGGAAGAATTTGACCTCCTAAAAGGGAAGGTACATTTCTACGAGCGCATCCTGGACCTAAAGAAGGGTATACTTCAGCGTAAGATAGTTTGGGAGTCACCAGCGGGGAAGAAGGTTGAGGCTGAAATTAAAAGGATAGTTTCCTTCCCCAGGCCTCATGTAGCGGCACTAGCGGTTACTATAAAGCCGCTGAATTTTGAAGGAGAGCTTAACTTTACCTCTCGTATTGATGGCCAGGTTTCCAATCTAACAGAAAGCAAAGATATGAGGGTGGGGGCTGGCCTTAAGGGCCGCGGCTTGATTACTGTAGATAAAGAAATAGAAGGGACGGCGGCCTGGATTAAGCAGAAAACCTTAAGAAGCGGCTTTTCCCTGGTGTGTGCCCTGGAACACTCTCTAACGCCAGCTAGCGGGGTTAAAGTTTCAGGCTGCTTAGATGAGGACGCAGTTGTGATAAAGTTCAAACTTAAAGCTTCTAAGGGAGTTCCCTATACCCTCTTTAAATATATTTCCTACTTTACTTCTAGGGATTATGAGGAAAAGGATTTGGTAAACTTGGCCTTAAGGGAGGTGGAAAAAGCCAAGGAAGATAGTTTTCAGGTATTGGAAAAAGAACAAGAAAAGTTTCTCGCTAGTTTCTGGGAAGATGCCGATATAAAGATCGAGGGGGACCCGGCGGCCCAACAAGGTATAAGGTTTTGCCTTTTTTCCCTTTTGCAGTCTACTGGCAGGGACGGCAAGACCAATATAGCTGCCAAAGGTTTGACAGGAGAAGGGTATGGAGGCCACTACTTCTGGGATTCCGATATATACATCTTACCCTTTTTCCTCTTCACCAGGCCGGAGATAGCCAAAGCGTTACTGCTACACCGCTATAGTTTGCTTGATGCTGCTAGAAGCAGGGCTAAGGAGCTAGGGCATAAAGGAGCGCTTTATCCCTGGAGGACCATCGACGGCCCTGAATGCTCAGCTTATTTCCCAGCTGGCACCGCTCAATACCATATAAACGCAGACATCATCTACGCCTTAAAGCGCTATGTGGAAGTGACGGGGGACGTGGATTTCCTGTGGAGTTACGGGGCTGAGATGGTTTTTGAGACGGCCAGATTCTGGGTGGACCTCGGGTCCTACATTCCCAGCAAGGGCAATAAATTCTGCTTCAATTGCGTAACCGGTCCCGATGAATATAAAGCTTTAGTGGATAACAACGCCTATACCAACTATATGGCCAAAATGAACTTGGAATACGCTGTAGTAGTAGCTGAGAAAATGAAGAGGGAGCGGCCGGCGGATTATGCCAGGGTAGCAGGAAAGATAAATTTAAAGGAAGGGGAAATTGAGGAATGGCGCCGGGCTGCGGCCCACGTATATTTACCTTACTCGCGGAAGATGAAAATAATACCACAGGATGATAGCTTTCTTTACAAAAAGAGGATACCGGCGGACCAAATACCGCGCGAACAGTTTCCCCTTTTACTTCACTGGCACTATCTTAATATTTATCGCTACCAGATCTGCAAGCAGCCCGATGTCCTATTACTCTTGTTTTTGCTCCGGGAGAAATTTACCCTGGAAGATGTAAAGCGAAATTATGATTACTATGAGCCTATAACCACCCACGATTCGTCCCTTTCCCCGCCCATATTTAGCATCCTAGCTTGGGAGATAGGATACGAAGAAAAGGCTTATAATTACTTTTTGCACGCTGCCCGGATGGATTTGGATGATTACCACGGCAACACCAAGGACGGCATCCATGCGGCTAGCATGGGAGGGGCCTGGAGCGCGGCTGTCTACGGTTTTGGCGGGATGAGGCTTTATTCCAACGGTTTACATTTTTCTCCTATTATACCAAATCGATGGAAAAGACTGGCTTTTGCCATAAAATATCATGGTAGGAAAGTAAAGGTAACAATAGAAAGGAAGGTGGCCCATTACACCTTAGTGGAAGGCGAAGCTTTAAAGATACACCACTTTGGTGAAGAAGTCTTACTTAAGCCAGGAACTACCATATCTAAAAAAGTACCTCCCAGGCGCGGGGCTAAATTTAACCTCTTAAGCAAAGGAGCTTAA
- a CDS encoding ABC transporter substrate-binding protein yields the protein MKGFKALAVLAAVILALAFLGGCGGKGKTQESAKESSENKVVTLNFRTGKDTSGQIKALIKKFEEKYPNIKVNFQEMPWSTDDQHNAYVTALSAQDSSIDVLSLDVIWPAEFASAGWVLPLSKYLPESERAKFLEGPMQAVTYKGEIYAVPWYTDAGLLYYRKDLVKEPPKTWEELKKIAKEQMGKNGIKYGFVFRGNQYEGLVCDALEFIHGNGGEVLEGDKVVINSPQAIEGLKEMVSMVKEKIAPEGVTTYMEEDARNVFQQGEALFMRNWPYAWGKVNEDGSPVKGKVGIAPLPHGPQGKAGAPTLGGWNLAISKFSQHPDEAWKFIEFMTSDEAQKTSALMAGWLPTRKAVYSDTEVLSKNPHFKTLLEAFLTAKPRPVSPYYPQISDAMQINFHKALTGQISAEEAVKNVEKAITEIMKKK from the coding sequence GTGAAAGGTTTTAAAGCTCTGGCGGTTCTTGCGGCCGTTATCCTGGCTTTAGCCTTTTTGGGAGGGTGCGGCGGTAAGGGGAAAACCCAGGAGAGCGCGAAAGAGAGCTCAGAAAATAAAGTAGTCACCCTCAATTTCCGGACAGGCAAAGATACTTCAGGGCAGATCAAGGCCTTGATTAAAAAGTTTGAAGAGAAGTACCCCAACATTAAAGTTAATTTTCAGGAAATGCCCTGGTCAACCGATGATCAACACAATGCTTATGTGACTGCCCTTTCTGCTCAGGATTCTAGCATAGATGTGCTTTCTTTAGATGTGATCTGGCCAGCAGAGTTTGCTAGCGCGGGATGGGTATTGCCCTTATCTAAATATTTACCGGAAAGCGAGCGGGCCAAATTCTTGGAAGGCCCTATGCAAGCTGTAACTTATAAGGGCGAGATTTATGCTGTTCCGTGGTATACGGATGCTGGATTGCTTTACTACCGTAAGGATCTGGTGAAGGAGCCTCCTAAGACGTGGGAAGAGCTTAAGAAGATTGCCAAAGAACAAATGGGTAAGAATGGTATAAAATATGGCTTTGTTTTTCGAGGTAACCAGTATGAAGGTTTAGTTTGCGACGCCCTAGAGTTTATTCACGGCAATGGTGGGGAAGTATTAGAAGGAGATAAGGTGGTTATAAACTCGCCCCAAGCTATTGAGGGGCTTAAGGAAATGGTCAGCATGGTAAAAGAAAAAATAGCCCCTGAGGGCGTGACCACCTACATGGAAGAGGATGCCAGGAACGTATTCCAGCAAGGAGAGGCCCTCTTCATGCGCAACTGGCCTTATGCCTGGGGAAAGGTAAACGAGGATGGTTCCCCGGTTAAGGGTAAAGTAGGGATAGCGCCCCTGCCCCATGGTCCTCAAGGTAAGGCGGGCGCCCCTACGTTAGGCGGTTGGAACCTGGCTATAAGCAAATTTTCCCAACATCCGGATGAGGCCTGGAAATTTATAGAATTTATGACTAGCGATGAAGCGCAAAAGACCAGCGCCTTGATGGCTGGATGGCTTCCTACCAGAAAAGCAGTTTACAGCGACACGGAAGTGCTAAGCAAAAATCCCCACTTTAAAACCTTGCTAGAAGCTTTCTTAACTGCCAAGCCGCGGCCGGTATCGCCCTACTACCCACAAATTTCTGATGCCATGCAGATTAACTTCCACAAGGCGCTGACTGGTCAAATCTCGGCCGAAGAAGCTGTAAAGAATGTGGAGAAAGCTATCACGGAGATAATGAAGAAAAAATAG
- a CDS encoding response regulator transcription factor — MEFMKLLVVDDEALVRQGICQGINWPEYGLKVVGPAADGLEALEIIRQEKPDIALVDIRMPGMDGLELLKRIKELDSGIKVLILSAYDDFTYAQAAVKLGAFDYLLKPVEREELIEAVLKAKGVRREEREKLKEEERLKALLSQSLPVLREKFWEELLRENSLSEEAIKEKAVFLGLELDTSTGYWGCLLVELENLRPEAGEEEKQLSLLKLTQALGEFFKARGIRAYILTQPNYRAAVLVKVAEGEEREWEEVAFNLHEFLLSAGHEVSAGVGSLVRLNKLYRSRKQAEEALGYRFYLGRNSIIFIKDVEPPQEDFYPDVYEREEELLPLIKRGERERALKLLQEIFAEIKRAKVAIPAVKWWVFHIISLLARALYELGEPPDTLWGQRDIWQELESKRALEEVEEWVKELLSLFLDYLEWKKGNKNKWILGKIYEAVEKRYGEADFNLQSLARELYFTPNYLSFLFKHLTGENFTDYLTRFRIEKAKLLLKDPRLKIYDVASKVGYTDAKYFSKIFKKVTGLTPAEYRDIA, encoded by the coding sequence ATGGAGTTCATGAAATTGCTGGTGGTGGACGATGAGGCCCTGGTGCGCCAGGGCATCTGCCAGGGCATTAACTGGCCGGAGTACGGGCTTAAGGTGGTAGGGCCAGCAGCCGATGGCTTGGAGGCCCTGGAAATTATTAGACAAGAGAAGCCCGATATAGCTCTGGTAGATATCAGGATGCCAGGGATGGACGGGCTTGAGCTGCTTAAAAGAATTAAGGAGTTAGATTCGGGTATCAAAGTCCTCATCCTCTCGGCCTATGACGATTTTACTTATGCTCAAGCGGCAGTAAAGCTAGGGGCTTTTGATTATCTTTTAAAGCCGGTGGAAAGGGAAGAGCTTATAGAAGCGGTCTTAAAGGCCAAAGGTGTGCGCCGAGAGGAAAGGGAAAAATTAAAAGAAGAGGAAAGGCTTAAGGCCCTCCTTAGCCAATCCCTTCCTGTTTTGAGGGAAAAGTTTTGGGAAGAGCTTCTAAGGGAGAATAGCTTGAGCGAGGAGGCTATTAAGGAGAAGGCGGTCTTTTTAGGCTTGGAACTGGATACGTCCACAGGGTACTGGGGATGCCTCCTAGTGGAGCTCGAAAATTTAAGGCCAGAAGCCGGGGAAGAAGAAAAGCAGCTGTCCCTTTTAAAACTTACGCAGGCCCTGGGGGAATTTTTTAAGGCTAGGGGTATCAGGGCATATATTTTAACTCAGCCTAATTACCGCGCAGCGGTCCTGGTGAAGGTGGCGGAAGGCGAGGAAAGAGAGTGGGAAGAGGTGGCTTTTAACTTACATGAATTTCTTTTATCCGCTGGCCATGAGGTGAGCGCCGGGGTGGGGAGCCTGGTACGGTTAAACAAGCTTTACCGCTCGAGAAAGCAGGCTGAGGAAGCCCTGGGCTACCGCTTTTATTTAGGGAGGAATTCTATCATATTTATTAAAGACGTAGAGCCTCCTCAGGAAGACTTTTACCCGGATGTCTACGAGCGGGAAGAGGAGCTTTTGCCCTTGATAAAGCGGGGGGAAAGGGAGAGGGCCTTAAAGCTTTTGCAAGAGATATTTGCTGAGATTAAAAGAGCGAAAGTTGCTATACCGGCTGTTAAGTGGTGGGTGTTTCACATAATTTCCCTGTTGGCCCGGGCCCTCTATGAACTGGGCGAGCCACCGGATACGCTTTGGGGGCAAAGGGATATATGGCAGGAGCTGGAGAGCAAGCGCGCCTTAGAAGAGGTGGAAGAATGGGTAAAAGAGCTTTTAAGCCTGTTCTTAGATTACCTGGAGTGGAAGAAGGGAAACAAAAACAAATGGATTCTGGGGAAAATTTACGAGGCGGTAGAAAAGAGATATGGTGAGGCGGATTTTAACCTGCAAAGCTTAGCCCGGGAATTATATTTTACTCCTAATTATTTAAGCTTTCTTTTTAAACACCTTACGGGCGAAAATTTCACCGATTATCTTACTCGCTTCCGTATAGAGAAGGCTAAGTTACTGCTTAAAGACCCACGGCTTAAAATATACGATGTAGCTTCCAAAGTGGGATATACGGATGCCAAATATTTTAGCAAGATATTTAAAAAGGTTACCGGCTTGACCCCCGCTGAGTACCGGGACATAGCTTAA
- a CDS encoding carbohydrate ABC transporter permease, which yields MRSETRLGFFLVLPALTCIVLIALYPVLQTLWMSFFRLQLQFPHLSKWVGLENYLSLLRDSRFLSATTNTFTFTLVSVALELILGLSLALLMHKSYRGRGLVRAAALVPWAIPTVISAMMWKFLYNDQLGAINDILLRLKIIPAYQAWLGSEKTALAAAIIADVWKTTPFMALLLLAGLQVIPEELYEAATVDGASRLKQFTRITLPLLKPAILVALIFRTLDAFRVFDLIYVLTGGGPGNSTETLTIYAYKTLFRNLDFGLGSALSVVIFFMVFGISLIYIRLLSTDEK from the coding sequence ATGAGAAGTGAAACGCGCTTAGGCTTTTTCCTAGTTTTACCTGCGCTAACCTGTATAGTTCTTATAGCCTTATACCCTGTACTTCAAACACTCTGGATGAGTTTTTTCAGGCTTCAACTCCAATTTCCTCACCTGAGTAAGTGGGTAGGATTAGAAAATTACTTGAGCTTGCTAAGGGATAGCCGCTTTTTAAGTGCCACTACAAATACTTTTACCTTTACCTTGGTTTCTGTGGCCCTGGAACTTATTTTGGGCTTAAGTTTGGCTTTGCTTATGCACAAGAGTTACCGGGGAAGGGGGCTAGTGAGGGCTGCTGCCCTGGTGCCCTGGGCTATACCCACTGTCATTTCGGCCATGATGTGGAAGTTCCTCTACAACGATCAGTTAGGGGCTATAAACGATATTCTATTGAGGCTAAAAATAATTCCTGCTTACCAGGCCTGGCTAGGCAGCGAAAAGACGGCCCTGGCAGCAGCCATAATAGCTGATGTGTGGAAGACTACCCCCTTCATGGCCTTGCTGCTGCTGGCGGGCTTGCAGGTTATTCCGGAGGAGCTGTATGAAGCGGCTACGGTAGATGGAGCTTCGCGGCTTAAGCAGTTTACCCGCATCACCTTACCCTTGCTCAAGCCTGCTATCCTGGTGGCCCTGATCTTCCGGACCTTGGACGCCTTCCGGGTATTTGATCTTATCTATGTTCTAACTGGGGGAGGGCCCGGCAATTCGACGGAGACCTTGACCATCTATGCTTACAAGACTTTGTTTAGAAATCTGGATTTCGGCCTGGGCTCTGCCCTTTCGGTAGTGATCTTCTTTATGGTATTCGGGATAAGCCTTATTTATATCCGGCTCTTAAGTACCGATGAAAAGTAG
- the pgmB gene encoding beta-phosphoglucomutase, whose amino-acid sequence MLRRKGAIFDLDGVITDTAKYHYLAWKRLASELGLYFDEKINERLKGIGRLESLEIILEENGQNFSHQEKEYYANRKNQYYVEMIKNITPKDILPGVTNLIATLKAWGVKLAVASASKNAPTVLKNLRIIEWFDHVVDAGRIKKGKPDPEIFLVAAQNIGVKPWECVGFEDSAAGIEALKRAGMLAVGIGDKEALKDADLVVKDLTFITPILELFF is encoded by the coding sequence ATGCTACGTCGCAAAGGGGCCATATTTGATCTGGATGGGGTTATAACTGATACAGCTAAATATCATTACCTGGCCTGGAAAAGGCTAGCCAGTGAGTTAGGGCTTTATTTTGACGAAAAAATAAATGAAAGGTTAAAGGGGATCGGAAGGCTAGAATCCTTAGAGATTATTTTGGAAGAGAATGGCCAAAATTTTAGCCACCAGGAAAAGGAATATTACGCCAACAGAAAGAATCAGTATTACGTGGAGATGATAAAGAATATAACTCCTAAAGATATATTGCCCGGCGTAACTAATTTGATAGCGACCCTCAAAGCCTGGGGTGTTAAGCTGGCGGTGGCCTCGGCCAGCAAAAATGCTCCCACCGTTTTAAAAAACTTGAGGATAATAGAGTGGTTCGATCATGTAGTGGACGCCGGGCGGATTAAGAAGGGAAAACCTGACCCTGAGATATTCTTGGTGGCGGCCCAGAATATTGGCGTTAAGCCTTGGGAGTGTGTAGGCTTTGAAGATTCAGCGGCAGGCATTGAAGCCTTAAAGAGGGCGGGTATGTTGGCCGTTGGCATTGGCGATAAAGAGGCGCTAAAAGATGCTGACCTTGTTGTAAAGGATCTAACCTTTATAACCCCTATCCTAGAGTTATTTTTTTAA
- a CDS encoding phosphopentomutase, translating into MVDRVVVLVLDSVGVGELPDAAQYGDEGSNTLGNIAEEVDLQLPNLAQMGLGNIIPLRGIPPAFEPTAAYGKMGSQAPGKDTTTGHWELAGLILEKPFPLYPNGFPPEIIEPFEKAIGRKVLGNKPASGTEIIHELGEEHMRTGYPIVYTSADSVFQIAAHEEIIPVEELYRYCRIARRLLQGEHAVGRVIARPFVGEPGHFIRTDRRQDFSLEPPRPTLLDILSQAGLQVLAVGKIKDIFAGRGISRWIHTHDNMDGVDKTCKYLRESERGLIFTNLVDFDMLYGHRNDVKGYALALEAFDKRVPELLENLGPRDVLFITADHGCDPTTPSTDHSREYVPILAYGQPIRPGDIGVRPTMADLAATVAELLHVPYHLDGTSFAQALL; encoded by the coding sequence GTGGTAGACCGTGTAGTGGTATTAGTTTTAGATAGTGTAGGAGTGGGCGAGCTACCTGATGCAGCTCAATATGGTGATGAGGGTAGCAACACCCTAGGGAATATAGCGGAAGAGGTGGATTTGCAGCTACCCAATCTAGCCCAGATGGGCTTGGGGAATATTATACCTTTACGGGGTATCCCTCCAGCTTTTGAACCCACTGCTGCTTATGGGAAGATGGGATCTCAGGCCCCGGGTAAAGATACCACTACTGGGCACTGGGAGCTGGCCGGACTCATTTTGGAAAAGCCTTTTCCTTTATATCCTAATGGCTTTCCACCGGAGATCATCGAACCCTTTGAGAAAGCTATAGGGCGTAAAGTATTGGGTAACAAGCCGGCTTCCGGTACAGAAATTATCCATGAACTGGGCGAGGAACATATGCGCACCGGGTACCCTATCGTCTATACTTCAGCCGATAGCGTATTTCAAATTGCTGCCCATGAAGAAATTATCCCGGTAGAAGAACTTTACCGTTACTGCCGGATAGCCCGGCGGCTTCTCCAAGGGGAGCACGCTGTAGGGAGGGTTATCGCCCGGCCCTTCGTGGGAGAGCCGGGGCATTTCATCCGCACAGACCGGCGCCAGGATTTCTCTCTGGAACCCCCTCGGCCCACTTTGCTGGATATTTTAAGCCAGGCGGGATTACAAGTCCTGGCTGTAGGCAAAATCAAAGATATCTTTGCGGGGCGGGGGATATCCCGGTGGATCCATACCCATGACAATATGGATGGTGTAGACAAAACTTGTAAATATTTAAGGGAAAGCGAGCGCGGCTTAATATTTACTAATTTGGTGGACTTTGATATGCTTTATGGACACCGTAACGATGTAAAGGGGTATGCTTTAGCCTTAGAAGCCTTTGACAAACGGGTACCGGAGCTACTAGAGAATTTAGGTCCCCGAGATGTTCTATTTATTACCGCGGATCATGGTTGTGACCCCACCACCCCCAGCACCGATCATTCCCGGGAGTATGTACCTATCCTGGCCTATGGCCAACCTATACGGCCGGGCGATATCGGGGTTCGACCCACCATGGCCGATTTGGCAGCTACCGTAGCCGAATTACTACACGTACCTTACCACCTTGATGGCACTAGTTTTGCTCAAGCCTTGCTCTAA